Proteins from a genomic interval of Siniperca chuatsi isolate FFG_IHB_CAS linkage group LG10, ASM2008510v1, whole genome shotgun sequence:
- the LOC122882985 gene encoding phospholipase A and acyltransferase 2-like isoform X2 — translation MDYLKQVDGIVSTAQFGDLIEFSYPMGYSHWGVYDEDGYVIHFAVADEGKLMSRIRTSLQTIFPVCGDLLLGETRIRRVLLSEVNVPKGAHILISNNRHAFTPSEPVDMRLRRDALLEKDFHYHLFNLNCEHFATFVRFGKAVCNQVYV, via the exons ATGGATTATCTGAAGCAG GTTGATGGAATTGTGTCCACTGCCCAATTTGGAGACTTGATAGAATTTTCCTACCCCATGGGATATTCACATTGGGGAGTGTATGATGAAGATGGATATGTAATCCATTTTGCTGTTGCAG ATGAGGGGAAACTGATGAGCAGGATACGTACTTCCCTGCAAACAATCTTCCCTGTATGTGGGGACCTGCTTCTTGGGGAAACCAGGATCCGCAGAGTGCTTCTTAGTGAGGTGAACGTCCCGAAAGGAGCCCATATCTTGATCAGTAACAACCGCCATGCCTTCACACCATCAGAACCTGTGGATATGAGATTACGCCGCGATGCCCTTCTTGAAAAGGACTTCCACTATCATCTTTTCAATCTCAACTGCGAGCACTTTGCCACTTTTGTACGCTTTGGAAAAGCTGTGTGCAACCAGGTATACGTTTG A
- the LOC122882985 gene encoding phospholipase A and acyltransferase 2-like isoform X1, which translates to MDYLKQVDGIVSTAQFGDLIEFSYPMGYSHWGVYDEDGYVIHFAVADEGKLMSRIRTSLQTIFPVCGDLLLGETRIRRVLLSEVNVPKGAHILISNNRHAFTPSEPVDMRLRRDALLEKDFHYHLFNLNCEHFATFVRFGKAVCNQIPTRPKNVECVEATAVFNDIVSHTETAQDHLERAL; encoded by the exons ATGGATTATCTGAAGCAG GTTGATGGAATTGTGTCCACTGCCCAATTTGGAGACTTGATAGAATTTTCCTACCCCATGGGATATTCACATTGGGGAGTGTATGATGAAGATGGATATGTAATCCATTTTGCTGTTGCAG ATGAGGGGAAACTGATGAGCAGGATACGTACTTCCCTGCAAACAATCTTCCCTGTATGTGGGGACCTGCTTCTTGGGGAAACCAGGATCCGCAGAGTGCTTCTTAGTGAGGTGAACGTCCCGAAAGGAGCCCATATCTTGATCAGTAACAACCGCCATGCCTTCACACCATCAGAACCTGTGGATATGAGATTACGCCGCGATGCCCTTCTTGAAAAGGACTTCCACTATCATCTTTTCAATCTCAACTGCGAGCACTTTGCCACTTTTGTACGCTTTGGAAAAGCTGTGTGCAACCAG ATCCCTACAAGACCCAAGAATGTAGAGTGCGTGGAGGCAACTGCAGTCTTCAACGACATTGTCAGCCACACAGAAACTGCTCAAGACCATCTGGAAAGAGCCCTCTGA